A stretch of Mesorhizobium sp. M2A.F.Ca.ET.046.03.2.1 DNA encodes these proteins:
- a CDS encoding FAD-dependent oxidoreductase, with protein MTAMPGMVIIGAGECGGRAALALRDLGYDGPVTLVGDEPHLPYERPPLSKDAMTGEAPGIKAIATEELFAERAIRHIHSVRAVAIDRAAHIVQLSDGSSLAYDKLLLATGSVPRQLPMPGLGSRCVYLRTFSDAFAIRAHLGAERRIAVIGGGFIGLELAASARKLGATVTVIEAQPRILRRGVTAEIAEIIHKAHEAEGVPIRTGQGIAAIADDGKDVAITLADGQRIVADLAVIGIGAVPVTALAAEAGLAIDNGIAVDEHLRTADPDIFAAGDCCSFPLAIYGGRRVRLEAWRNAQEQGALAARNMMGANEAHGAVPWFWSDQYGLTLQIAGLPDEGKSIVRRDLDDGAFILFHLAEDGRLVAASGIGPGNAVARDIRLAEMLIAKRGKPAPEALGSQAVKLKSLLAA; from the coding sequence ATGACGGCGATGCCGGGGATGGTGATCATTGGTGCGGGCGAGTGCGGCGGGCGCGCCGCGCTTGCGCTCCGCGATCTCGGTTATGACGGGCCGGTGACACTGGTCGGCGACGAGCCGCATCTGCCCTATGAGCGACCGCCGCTGTCGAAGGACGCGATGACCGGTGAGGCTCCGGGCATCAAGGCGATCGCCACAGAGGAGCTCTTCGCCGAACGCGCGATCCGGCACATCCATTCCGTCCGGGCCGTCGCGATCGACCGCGCGGCCCATATCGTGCAGCTGTCGGACGGCTCTTCGCTTGCCTACGACAAGCTGCTGCTGGCCACCGGCTCCGTGCCGCGGCAGTTGCCGATGCCAGGCCTTGGGTCGCGCTGCGTCTATCTGAGGACCTTCAGCGACGCGTTCGCCATCCGTGCCCATCTCGGTGCGGAAAGGCGCATCGCCGTCATCGGCGGTGGGTTCATCGGGCTGGAGCTTGCCGCCTCGGCGCGCAAGCTCGGCGCCACGGTCACCGTCATCGAGGCGCAGCCGCGCATCCTGAGGCGCGGCGTGACGGCCGAGATCGCGGAGATCATTCACAAGGCGCATGAGGCCGAGGGCGTCCCGATCCGCACCGGCCAGGGGATCGCCGCGATTGCCGATGACGGCAAGGACGTCGCCATCACGCTGGCCGACGGACAAAGGATCGTTGCCGATCTCGCGGTGATCGGCATCGGCGCCGTGCCGGTGACGGCGCTTGCCGCCGAAGCGGGGCTCGCGATCGACAATGGCATCGCCGTCGACGAGCATTTGCGCACCGCCGACCCGGATATCTTCGCCGCCGGCGATTGCTGCTCGTTTCCGCTGGCGATCTATGGCGGCCGTCGCGTGCGGCTGGAGGCCTGGCGCAACGCCCAGGAACAAGGCGCATTGGCCGCCAGGAACATGATGGGCGCCAACGAGGCGCATGGCGCCGTGCCTTGGTTCTGGTCGGATCAGTACGGCCTGACCTTGCAGATCGCCGGGCTTCCCGACGAGGGCAAGAGCATCGTGCGGCGCGACCTCGACGACGGCGCCTTCATTCTGTTCCATCTGGCGGAGGACGGCAGGCTGGTCGCCGCCAGCGGCATCGGCCCCGGCAATGCGGTGGCGCGCGATATCCGCCTGGCGGAGATGCTGATCGCCAAGCGGGGGAAGCCGGCGCCGGAAGCGCTCGGCTCGCAGGCGGTCAAGCTGAAGTCGCTGCTGGCAGCTTGA
- a CDS encoding DUF1402 family protein has product MKKYILLFLGIALAAAVTIADAATMVPPGNRNAVQPDIPGASSRRTQATNTTFQAKYRKVYALLQNDAELRGKIRKVAAAYGIDPMHIVGAIVGEHTYNVDAYDRLQTYYVKAMSYLSSKLTFAYEGEDVGDFVQRPEFKKCAGMDDSYDLWECREQVWNHAFRGKTVGGTSFPNDRFGATFFQPYYAGQTFGLGQLNPLTALQMSDLVHKVSGLPKLDVEDPNAVYKTIMDPDLTLPYVAATIRKSIDAYRSIAGFDISHNPGLTATLYNVGNPEQRAYALKAENDRRRAAGEPEKLPEENYYGWLVNDKLDELKALF; this is encoded by the coding sequence ATGAAGAAATATATCCTGCTTTTTCTGGGCATCGCTTTGGCGGCGGCGGTGACGATCGCCGATGCCGCGACCATGGTGCCTCCGGGCAATCGCAACGCCGTGCAGCCGGACATTCCGGGCGCGTCCAGCCGGCGCACCCAGGCAACCAACACCACCTTCCAGGCCAAGTACCGTAAAGTCTACGCGTTGCTGCAGAACGATGCCGAGCTGCGCGGCAAGATCAGGAAGGTGGCGGCTGCCTACGGTATCGATCCGATGCATATCGTCGGCGCCATCGTCGGCGAGCACACCTACAATGTCGACGCCTATGACCGCCTGCAGACCTACTACGTCAAGGCGATGTCCTATCTGTCGAGCAAGCTGACCTTCGCCTATGAGGGCGAGGATGTCGGCGATTTCGTTCAGCGGCCGGAATTCAAGAAATGCGCCGGCATGGACGACAGCTACGATCTGTGGGAATGCCGCGAGCAGGTGTGGAACCATGCCTTTCGCGGCAAGACCGTCGGCGGCACAAGCTTCCCCAACGACCGCTTCGGCGCAACCTTCTTCCAGCCCTATTATGCCGGCCAGACCTTCGGTCTCGGCCAGTTGAACCCGCTGACCGCGCTGCAGATGAGCGATCTCGTGCACAAGGTCTCCGGCCTGCCGAAGCTTGATGTCGAGGATCCCAATGCGGTCTACAAGACCATCATGGACCCGGACCTGACGCTGCCTTACGTTGCAGCGACCATCAGGAAGTCGATCGACGCCTATCGCAGCATCGCCGGCTTCGACATCTCCCACAATCCGGGGCTTACCGCCACGCTCTACAATGTCGGCAACCCCGAGCAGCGCGCCTATGCGCTGAAGGCCGAGAACGACAGACGCCGCGCCGCCGGCGAACCGGAAAAGCTGCCCGAGGAGAACTATTACGGCTGGCTGGTCAACGACAAGCTGGACGAGCTGAAGGCGCTTTTCTAA
- a CDS encoding MocE family 2Fe-2S type ferredoxin codes for MSDWVEACAAGDIDEEDVMRFDHAGRTFAIYRSPDDEYFATDGLCTHEKVHLADGLVMDDIIECPKHNGRFNYKTGDARGAPVCVNLRTYPVKVDAGKVLIQVG; via the coding sequence ATGAGCGACTGGGTCGAGGCCTGCGCGGCCGGGGATATCGACGAAGAGGACGTGATGCGGTTCGACCATGCCGGACGCACCTTCGCCATCTACCGCAGCCCAGACGACGAGTACTTCGCCACCGACGGCCTGTGCACGCATGAAAAGGTGCATCTGGCGGACGGGCTCGTGATGGACGACATCATCGAATGCCCCAAGCACAATGGTCGCTTCAACTACAAGACCGGCGACGCGCGCGGCGCGCCGGTTTGCGTGAATCTCAGGACTTATCCGGTCAAGGTCGATGCCGGAAAGGTCCTGATCCAGGTCGGATGA
- a CDS encoding type II toxin-antitoxin system VapC family toxin: MTETLVVDASIAVKWVVEEEGTSLALGLRHGRRFAAPELLIVECANILWKKVLRGEVSREEAKMAASLLERSDIELFGMRGLLAKATELATDIGHPAYDCMYVCLAMSRNCRFVTADERLVRVLHQKAPREIANLCMTLEQLSAGSD; the protein is encoded by the coding sequence GTGACGGAAACGCTCGTCGTAGACGCCAGCATCGCTGTCAAATGGGTGGTCGAGGAGGAGGGTACGTCTCTGGCACTTGGCTTGCGGCATGGTCGACGCTTCGCGGCGCCGGAACTGCTGATCGTTGAGTGCGCCAACATTCTCTGGAAGAAGGTCCTGCGCGGTGAAGTCAGTCGCGAAGAGGCGAAGATGGCCGCAAGCTTGCTGGAGCGTAGCGATATCGAATTGTTCGGCATGCGGGGATTGCTCGCCAAAGCGACCGAACTGGCGACGGATATCGGTCATCCGGCCTATGACTGCATGTATGTCTGCCTTGCGATGAGCCGAAACTGTCGCTTTGTGACCGCGGATGAACGCCTTGTACGAGTGCTGCACCAGAAGGCTCCCCGTGAAATCGCCAATCTCTGCATGACCCTGGAGCAGCTCTCAGCTGGCTCGGATTAA